The following are encoded in a window of Castanea sativa cultivar Marrone di Chiusa Pesio chromosome 5, ASM4071231v1 genomic DNA:
- the LOC142637433 gene encoding putative disease resistance protein RGA1 — translation MAEGMLLAVAQKVIEDLGSWAFQEIASLWDVEAELENIKNTVSTIQAVLRDAAEQQTHSYQVKDWLEKLKDAVYEVDDLLGEFFAEALQQGGTSGNIPKKVRDFFSTPKRLLFRREMSHKIIAMKQKLNAIAEDRKMFHLKEYHVEPPVSMEREETHSFVLDEKVIGREDDKKAIIKLLLEPNNEENVSIIPIVGIGGLGKTTLAQFVYNDKSIKEYFELKVWICISDVFDVKMIIQKIISATGMEPIDHSMDKLQDQFRKIINQKKYLLVLDDVWNEDPHKWDSLKDLLVGGAKGSKIVITTRARLVAEITCPASIFTLKGLTEEQSWLLFKQIAFRKGLGTNNPRLEAMGREIVHKCQGIPLAIKSIGNVLRLEKTEHKWSYVKNNILESATQQKNDIFPILKLSYDHLPSHLKSCFAFCSLFPKDYEIDKVTLIQLWIAQGFIRPSNKNQELEDVADEYFKDLLWRSFFEEVTNEEGELKYKMHDLIHDLTQLVAGAECSIITLDGNNFDEKTRHVSLPFYIDSSFIETSSLLVRAKKLRTCILTFKKNIWDIAGELDESKLNKLILSFSRLRALGLYGVQIERVPDSIEKLIHLTYLDFSENPGIETLPNAISRLWKLQTLKVNGCQNLKKLPRDIRFLVGLRHLENRDCKRLSHMPDGLRQMTCLQTLSLFVVRRDNQASTSGPISSGLDELNSLNSLRGELEISNLRCLEDVYSEPNAANLRAKQYLDQLTLSWYANDSYDDKDGDEKLLEGLQPHQNLKFLSVSGYGGVRFSSWLSLLTNLVNLSITDCQRCQQLPHLSQLHSLERISLENMEVLEYISDGNINEEVPTSSFFPSLKSIYINKCSNLKGWWRSTSTQQHPHHQSLPSFHHLSTLHILNCPHLTSLPPFPYLEESLYLFQVSLKPLQWTIAMKSSSPFSKLKYMNLDCIKDTEALPDDWMSNLSSLKELRIEEGLKLKSLSLAMPHLTSLKSLEIRNCELFDSIGDIGTEWQHLKCLSSLRYDSVSNLKSIPSGLQHVTAL, via the coding sequence ATGGCCGAAGGAATGCTCCTTGCCGTTGCACAAAAAGTCATTGAAGATTTGGGCTCTTGGGCTTTCCAAGAGATTGCATCGCTTTGGGATGTCGAGGCTGAACTTGAAAACATCAAGAACACAGTTTCCACGATTCAAGCTGTACTTCGGGATGCAGCAGAGCAGCAGACTCATAGCTATCAAGTCAAGGATTGGCTCGAAAAGCTCAAGGATGCAGTATATGAAGTAGATGACTTGTTGGGTGAGTTCTTTGCTGAAGCTTTACAACAAGGAGGAACGAGTGGGAATATTCCTAAAAAGGTACGCGATTTCTTTTCAACTCCAAAGCGACTTCTTTTTCGCCGAGAGATGAGTCATAAAATAATTGCGATGAAGCAGAAACTAAATGCAATAGCAGAAGATAGGAAAATGTTTCACTTAAAAGAATACCATGTAGAGCCACCTGTGAGTATGGAAAGGGAAGAGACTCACTCATTTGTGCTTGATGAAAAAGTTATTGGGAGAGAAGATGATAAAAAGGCCATCATAAAACTGTTGTTGGAGCCTAATAATGAAGAGAATGTTTCAATTATTCCTATAGTGGGGATTGGTGGGTTAGGAAAGACCACACTTGCTCAGTTTGTATACAATGACAAGAGCATCAAAGAATATTTTGAACTAAAAGTATGGATATGTATATCTGATGTCTTTGATGTAAAAatgattattcaaaaaataatatcgGCTACTGGTATGGAACCTATAGACCATAGCATGGATAAATTACAAGATCAATTTcgtaaaataattaatcaaaagaagTACTTACTTGTCTTGGATGATGTGTGGAATGAGGATCCTCACAAATGGGATAGTTTGAAAGATCTTTTAGTGGGTGGCGCAAAGGGAAGTAAAATTGTAATAACTACACGTGCGAGATTGGTAGCAGAGATTACATGCCCAGCTTCAATATTCACTCTTAAAGGTCTCACTGAAGAACAATCTTGGTTGTTATTCAAGCAAATAGCATTTAGAAAAGGGCTAGGGACCAATAATCCTAGGCTAGAAGCAATGGGAAGGGAAATTGTACACAAATGTCAAGGGATACCCCTTGCCATAAAGTCTATAGGAAATGTATTGCGCTTGGAGAAAACAGAGCATAAATGGTCATATGTCAAGAATAATATACTAGAAAGTGcaactcaacaaaaaaatgacatttttccaaTTCTAAAGTTGAGTTATGATCATCTTCCGTCgcatttaaaaagttgttttgCCTTTTGCTCATTGTTTCCTAAAGATTATGAGATTGATAAGGTGACACTCATTCAACTATGGATAGCGCAAGGTTTTATCCGACCATCAAACAAAAACCAAGAATTAGAAGATGTAGCAGATGAGTATTTCAAGGATTTGCTTTGGAGGTCCTTCTTTGAAGAAGTGACAAATGAAGAGGGAGAATTAAAATACAAGATGCATGATTTAATTCATGATCTTACACAATTAGTTGCAGGGGCAGAATGCTCAATAATTACTTTGGATGGAAACAATTTTGATGAAAAAACTCGTCATGTGTCACTTCCATTTTATATTGACTCATCTTTTATTGAAACTTCAAGTTTGCTAGTTAGAGCAAAGAAGTTACGTACATGTATTCTaacatttaagaaaaatatttgggaTATAGCAGGAGAACTAGATGAATCAAAGTTGAATAAACTTATTTTGAGTTTCAGCAGATTGCGTGCATTGGGTTTATATGGAGTGCAAATAGAGAGAGTGCCAGATTCTATTGAAAAGTTAATACATCTTACTTACCTTGATTTTTCTGAGAATCCTGGTATTGAAACTCTCCCTAATGCTATTTCTAGACTTTGGAAATTGCAAACCTTAAAAGTcaatggttgtcaaaatcttaaaaaattaccTAGAGATATTAGATTTTTGGTTGGCCTCAGGCATCTTGAGAATCGCGATTGTAAGCGTTTGAGTCATATGCCCGATGGATTAAGGCAAATGACATGCCTTCAAACGTTATCATTATTTGTTGTGAGGAGAGACAACCAAGCTTCTACCTCTGGGCCGATTAGTAGTGGGCTAGACGAATTGAATTCGCTAAACTCCCTGAGAGGAGAACTAgaaatctcaaatttgagatGTTTGGAAGATGTTTATTCAGAACCCAATGCTGCCAATTTAAGGGCAAAACAATATCTTGACCAGTTGACATTATCATGGTATGCAAATGATTCTTATGACGACAAAGATGGTGATGAGAAGTTATTAGAAGGCCTCCAACCACaccaaaatcttaaatttttgtcTGTGAGTGGGTATGGGGGTGTGAGATTTTCAAGTTGGCTTTCTTTGCTCACAAATCTAGTTAATTTATCTATAACTGATTGTCAGAGATGTCAACAACTTCCACACTTGTCTCAACTCCACTCTCTGGAACGTATATCGCTTGAAAATATGGAAGTTTTGGAGTACATATCAGATGGTAATATAAACGAGGAGGTTCCTACTTCATCCTTCTTCCCATCGCTAAAGTCAATTTATATTAACAAGTGCTCTAATCTGAAGGGATGGTGGAGGAGCACATCAACCCAACAACATCCGCATCACCAGTCACTGCCTTCATTCCATCATCTTTCTACtttacatattttgaattgCCCTCATCTAACTTCCCTGCCTCCATTTCCGTATCTTGAAGAAAGTCTATATTTGTTTCAAGTCAGTTTGAAACCTTTACAATGGACAATAGCAATGAAGTCGTCCTCTCCTTTCTCCAAATTAAAGTATATGAATTTAGATTGTATAAAGGATACAGAGGCTCTACCAGATGATTGGATGTCAAACCTGAGTTCTCTCAAGGAACTACGCATAGAAGAAGGCCTTAAGCTGAAATCTCTATCTCTAGCCATGCCCCATCTCACCTCACTCAAGAGCTTGGAGATTCGTAATTGTGAGCTGTTTGATTCGATTGGTGACATTGGCACCGAATGGCAGCATCTTAAATGCCTCAGTTCTTTGCGTTACGATAGCGTTTCGAATTTGAAGTCTATTCCTTCTGGGCTTCAACACGTTACTGCTCTGTGA